One Phoenix dactylifera cultivar Barhee BC4 unplaced genomic scaffold, palm_55x_up_171113_PBpolish2nd_filt_p 001141F, whole genome shotgun sequence genomic window, GGAAGATATCTTCAACTATGATTAGATAGTTCTCACTTCATGCCTGTCTACTATGATTAGATAGTTATTCTGCTGTATGAATTTAACATTTTGTAGTAAAGATGCTTTCCTCCGCTTTACAGGAGTGAAATTTTATTGCCGCAACTGTGGGGAGGAAGGACACAGAGGACATTACTGTCCAACACTCAGGCAAAACTCAGGTAAGTTGCAGTTCCGATGTCGCTTATGTGGGGAAAAGGGACACAACCGTCGGACGTGTGGAAAATCCAAACTAGCAAGAGAACCAAAGAGTAGAAACCAGAGAATCTCCCGTCGGTGCACATTATGTGGCCAACACGGCCATAATCGTGGAACATGTCCTAAATCGACCGAAACAGAAGCAGCCGTTTCAAACACCCAAGAAGGCACACAGGTTTCTTCTAGTAAAAGAACATATATTTGTAGTTTCTGTTTAGAAAGGGGGCATAATAAAAGAACATGTCCTACGAGAGATTCTATTTGAGACATGATTATTTGTAATTTTGCAGTTTGAAATGACTTTTGGCATGCCATGGTCTGCTCACCATGAAAAAGCTTTgagatatgtgtgtgtgtgtgtgtgtgtatatatatatatagagagagagagaggaatttTCCCATTGATTTTCAGTATTCATCCTATTTAATAGTCCTTACAATTTTTTTCTAACTTTTATTTCTGTAAGCTCCATTCTAGTGAGCCATTGTACAGTGCTTGAGGAAAGACTTGGTAGTTATACAAATGATGGATGCAAAATATTTTCCCCTCACTGAAAAAGTTATTTCAACATCAGTTGTGTACAAAAATTGACTTGTAGGAGCAAGCAATTCAGCATTTGCTgtgaaatcaattttttttgcttaaattgTTATGGTATCATCTATGTTAACCCATGAGCTGGGCAAATGAGTACATAGAGTAAGCAAAGTGATTTCACTGAGATATTGCCACAACACTTAAAAACAAATTCTCCTTGCTAGATATTATCTCTTGAACCAGTTCAACAAGATGATCAAATATCATTAAACTAATTGGGAAAAAAATTATTGCTTCTTCAAATACTCTCTATCTTCTCAGGTTTCCAACACCTACAATTATCAGCAAGCCGCATACAATCACTCGGCACTGGCCAGCTGAGTTCTGAGCAATTTTGCAGCAGCCACCATGTTGGTCAGAGCTGGTATAACCTCCGAGTACTTCCTGGTCTTAAGACCACAATCTGGATTAACCCAGAGTGCATTCTTCTCCAGGACGGCCAACATCTTGTTGATGCGGTTGCCTATGTCTTCGGCAGATGGGATCCGCGGGGAATGGATGTCATAAACCCCAGGACCAATCCCTGCATGGTATCTCACCCCTTCCCTAAAGACTGAAAGGAGTTTATCAGCAGATCTTGAGTTCTCAATTGTGACCACATCGGCGTCCATGTCAATGATTGAGTGAATTATGTTGTTGAAGTTGGAATAGCACATATGTGTATGGATCTGCAGACCATAAAGACAAGTAGTTCgataaataatatcataaaccacccttataaataataaaatagcaCATATGTGTATGGATCTGCACGCCATAAAGACAAGTATTTCaataaataatatcataaacCATCCTTTAAATAAACAAGATTAAAAGTATGATGACTTCTTTATGGTAATATATATGGAgacattctaaaaaaaaaatttaaatatcacacattattttatttaacttGAATTTGTGGAAAGGATACCATAAAGGTGTTGAGAGCATTGGAATCAGATTTCAACCCTAACAACATAATTAAAATGACGTAGAGTATCCTGATGCACCCTGGCAAATTAAGACGTAAACTTGGGAATACACGAGGGGAGCGTATCTGTAAATTTGGAAATGGATATAAATCAAGTAGATATCGTGAGAATAAATGAAAGAATAGAATAAATCATCAAGCATTGCAGCAATGGCTGTTGTAGGCAGCATATAAAAGAAATAGTTTGTGAAGCCTGTAGACAACTTAAATTTTTCCCTTTTGGGGCAAGATTATGTGTCAATAAGATGTAGATAAACTGCTTGTGGGTTCACGACCATACCTGAGTTGTATCCTGCACACCACAGCTTGTTATTCTGAAGGCATGCACAGCCCACTCAAGATAGAAGGCTTGCTCTGATTTGCATAGAGGTAGACCCTCTCGAAGAGCAGCTTCATCAATCTGGATCACCTGTTCATACATCACAGATTTTAATAAGTTCATATAAATTCTTTTAACCTTTCCAGATTCAAATGTTTACCTGATTTCCTGAGCTGAAATGTTAAAGAACTTTCTAAGTGAGAACATAATAGAACTAATAGACAAACACTATGCAGTGAGGATAATAAATAAAGCATTACTAATTCAAAAAACCAGTCGTAACATATAAATTAAAGATAAGCCTGCAGATAAAACGAGAAGATACAGAACAAAACAAAAACTGACCTAAAAACTACAACTTTCAAAGGAAAAAGCAGAGGGCCAGGTTGAGCAGATGCCTATAAAAGAGCAACCTCATCATGCCAATAACTATGCTTCTACAGGCTCATTAAAAGATATTCAGGCAATACAAATCATGTAATGCACGATAGGTGATTTCTTCTGGGAACTTATGGCTAAAATGCTTTGAGTTAATACATACTTTTGTTTTTGACATAATAAAGTTCATACAGCTGAAATCTCTCTTCTAGTGATTTCCTTATTAAGTTTATATGAATTACATAATTCATGCATTTAATCATGACATAATGTTCGATGTTTTCATGATTCAATCTGCAAATGCCCttccaggaaaaaaaaagaattacaaAGACGAGCACTATGTTTTTGgtgaaattttaattaattatatccTAGATTTTCTCAAAATTGCAGCTTTAGATTACCTGGGAATTATTTGCAACCAAAATTTCATATGTAAATTTAGAAACTAGAAAGATAACCATGGAACTTTTAAATCCCTGATTATACTTTAGAGGAAATATATTTCCTACGTAACCAACAATGTGTTATATGAAAATCCCTCTCCCAACTTGACATCAAACCTGAGTAATAACATTATACTCACTGGAATACCGGCTGCTTCCAAATCTTCAACTTCATTTTTTATTGCCAAGGCAATCTGATAGCATGTCTCAAACCTGATGGAAACTATGAGATTCATTggtcaaaaggaaaaaaatgatgGAGAAACTCAGAACAAGAGGAatttccaaaaggaactaaccTCGGTTGATCATTCCTAACAAAGGACCAGCTGAGTATTGTGACCGGCCCAGTTAACATTCCTTTGATTGGACGAGTGGTCATGCTCTGTGCAGCTGTAGACCAAAAAACAGTCATAGGTTTGGGCCGGCTTACATCTCCGTAGATGATTGGTGGTTTGACACAGCGTGAACCATATGATTGAACCCAGCCATTGACAGTGAAGGCAAATCCCTTCAGCTGTTCCCCGAAGTACTCCACCATGTCATTTCGCTGGAAGTTATGAATGGAAATAATATGGGTGGTCAATCTGTGATTGAATtttagaaacaaaagaaaaataaatcaaaaaaaaaagatgagaatGCAATCTTTTGTAATTTATGAAACACGCATACCTCAGGTTCTCCATGAACAAGAACATCTATATCAAGTTCTTCTTGCAACCGAACAACCTTACTGATTTCTTCTTTGATGGCCTTGACATACTCTGCCTCAGATATCCTGCCAATATACGCAGATTGCAGGGTCATAAAAATCAATAAGTAATAGACCATCATTAATATGGTTCACAAACTTGTAAGAAGTGATAGATGATCCTCTTGAGGGTGCAGATAGCAAATTTTGCTAGAGGGAACATTTTGCAATTAGGATTTTCTGACCACAAAAATGGAGTCCAGTGAACATAGGCCTTCAGACATCAAGACTAGAGAAAGCGAAGAGTGTAAAATAGTGTCAGGATGAGGGTTCTTGTTAACCAATTACATACCCTATAACACCTACTTTTTCAACATGCCAAGATTATAGATATTCATTTAGTAAAGCACAATAAAACTAGAACTACATTGCATATGACTGATATCCTTACTTGCTCTCTTTGTATTCCCGGCGAATTCTCCTGAGGTACCTAGTTTGTGGAAAGGATCCAATAGTAGTTGTTGGAAGAATAGGAAGGTTCAGTTTCTTCTGCTGTGCATCAAGCCTGGAGGTCACTGGGGTGGCACGTCGGTGGTCAGAACCCCTCAAAGCAGATGCCTAAGATGTACAagattacaacaacaaaactAGAGCACAAtaatataaaagaaagaagaaaaggaaaaagattttTCCAGTACTTACTGCTTCCTGAACAGCCTTATCATTGACTCTAGGAGATGACTTCCTAGATGCTTGTGCAGCAGCATTTGCAGAAAAGAATGCCTGTAAACAAATACGTCAAATGAATCATGAACAAGGACTATTAGTAACAGAAGAAGGCAGAGAAGATAAATCCACCTCATTCTTTTCACCCCTCAATGCTTTTGCTAACTCATTTACTTCAACTATTTTCTGTGCAGCAAAGGCTAGCCAAGACTTGATTTCACCGTCCAGCtttgtttcattaaccaagTCAACAGGAGTGTGCAGAAGCGAACAGGAAGTAGAAACAACAAGTTTGTctgcaagcaagaagaaagatgatcATCTCGATAACAAGAATGATCCCATCTTGAAAAAAACTAATGAGGAAATTATACTCAAAATGATTGATAGCATCAGAGTTACATTAGCTCTTCAGCTAATTCTTGCAGAAACAAGTCTTTTGGCATGAAAACAAAATTATATTCCCATTCAGATATAGAGGCAATCTTACTAGACCTTGAAATACAATTAAAAAGATATAAAACTATATAGAAGATTATTTTCCATATAAACAAGGAAGAAATAACCTTTGCCAACAATGCCCTCAAGGGTCTTCAGGGTTCTCAGAGATGCTGACAGATCATTAGCCCAAATATTGCGGCCATCAACAACTCCGGCAAAGAGATACTTATCAGAAGGAAAGCTCAGATCCTGGATCAGTTCAAGAGTCTTCTCTCCATGCACCAGATCGAACCCAATAGCTGAGACTCCCCTCAATCCTGTGACAACCCTACAAGCAGTTCAATATAGCAGGTCAAATAATGGTAGGCCAAAGCACTAAGTGAAACACATTTGTGGggctgaagatttttttttttaaaaaaggaccCTGGATGTGGGGCTGAAAACAGATTGAATACGAATCAAATATTggtatatccatatttttttagaGAATATGGATATTAAACTGATACCAAAATtagtattcatatttgttttaaatagatATAGATACAAGTCAAGATATTAGTTATACTCATATTTTTAATATCTGAATATGGATATAAGTCAGATATTATTCAGATATAAATCAGATTTTAAGTAGAACTAAATAATAGAAACTAACATAAGTGGCACAATTATAAAAGACGGGAACAAAATCCATTATCAAGATTACATATGATGCACAATAACTAGGCAATGGTCTCAGAAGAGTTAATTTGCACGGATACAAATTTGACCAAGTCTCTGGATCACTAATCCAACCATatgtatattaaaatatattaaaaaataaaaattatttaaatagtagataatataaaaaatattaaagattTTCTACATTAAATACCAGTTTTCCTCTTTAATTGcaacataaataaaaaaatcatgaattatCTATATTTTAAAGAACttataagaaaaaatatatacaaatatagGAATATGTTGAAGTTGTTGATATTTTTAGATATCTGAAATAAAAGGTTttgaaaatatcataaagaataaaatgaagttattcatttttcatttttatcaaaaggaaaaggattgaaattttcatgaaaagaattagtTATTGAAATATGAAATATCAAGTGAATAAGTTTTGGATAAGTATAATAAACCATGATTATATAACAAAACCGAATGTTGTCCTGGTAGCTGAGTGGCAACTATTTAGTTGAGATGTCACGAGCGGGTGGTATGTAAATGTTTTTTCCCTGATATAGGtggtttttagattttttttactgGATATCCAGATCCAATATCAAGCAAATTCATAATCATGCATCATGACCCAATTGGATACAAGTATTTCTATTTGAATCCAATCCCAATCGAATACAGAAAAAGATACAGTTGGATAATACTGACCTATTTTCAGCCCTAATGAAAGATGTATGACACATTAACTTCTCTATGGGATTTGTCCCATAAAACAGTCTACCATGTGGATTTTAGACTTTTCTACCGGATATCCAGACCTGGATCCTATCCAGCAAAATATATAAGCATGTATTGGGATCCATATCCAGATTTGATATCCAACAAAATCCATAAGCATGTATCGGAATCTGTATCAGGATCCAATCAGATATAAAGATTTCTATCCGAATACAATCCGAAATGGATATGGAAATGGATATGGTAGGATAATATCTGACCCATTTTCAGTCCTACCTGTATGCATCAGCAGGGACATCAGCAAAGTAGGTTTCAACAAGAACATTCAAACCATGTAGTGACTCTTCAAGCTGCGTGTAAGCATCTGTAAATGCTTTAAGCTGATCAGAGTCTAAATCCAGCACAAGCGTCGGCTCATCAAGCTGCACCCAGGTAGCCCCAGCAGCTTTCAACTCTGATACAACTTCCCTTTCCAAGACatagaaaaaagaagataaaaaattTAGACAAGCACTGGAGCTAATAAAAATTAGCAACAAATACCTGCACAAGAACCTACTTGTAAACTGGAATAATTTTCTGGAGCAATGAAAGAAGGGAAAATGGTTTCTCAATGCCCTCTGCTAGCTTTGACAGTAGCAAGTAGGAAACTGGACCAACGAGTACCGGGATAGTCTCAATACCAAGCTGTATAGTGAGAACAGAACATCAGCAACATCTACTGCACAAGGGTTGGATAGACAGATAAGCAGTAGATTTAAAGGCctaataaatagagaaagttCTGGTCTCATATTCAGTACCTCTTTGGCCTCTTTGTATTCATTAACTGCCTTATGGGAAGCACATGAGAACTTAAGGTCTGGTCCCAGTTCAGGTACTATGTAATGACTGCATTTGAACCAGTATTTTACTAAACATCATTTGCTTATTTGCAAACCATGCATCCGACAGGTAATCAGTCTTAGCAGGTTTAAGTTTATTTTTTTAGCTAAACTGAGAGAAATCGTGCATTATTGAAGAAGAACAATTGTATCTCCTCAGACAGCTTTAGAATTATGGGATGATAAGACCAGATTACTTACTAATTTGTATCAAACCATTTGGTCATTTCCATAGCAGGTAGAGTGGCATCACCCCTGGCCATAGAGAAATAAACATCAAATCCTATCTCACCTCCAGTCCATCCATATCTGTGAGGTACTGCACCAAGCATGACAGTCGTATCTAAGATGTGATCATAGTATGAAAAGGTATTGGAGGGAATGAACTTGGTTCCTGCATCAGCCATTTGTTTCCAGATGGACATGCGCAAATCCTTGGCAACCTTTTCCAGATCCTCAGCACTGCTCCTTCCATCCCAAAAAGACTCTAAAGCAAATTTAAGCTCTCTCTTTGGACCAATGCGGGGATAGCCGACAATATGTGAAGCCACAGCTCTAACACGGCCTATTTGAATGAAACTAGAAGCAAGCTTATATagttagaaaaaaattataaatgatATACTCAGAAGTACTTTAGATAACTGTGTAACATCCAGTAATACTGCTAAGCCAGCTTTTCCCTCCGGAAAGAACAGTGAATtggttaagatttttttttttggaaaaaaaagacaTATCTATATGGATTAACAAGTAAACGCTCTCTGAAACATATAGATACATCACCAAGGAAAACATCAATTAATATTTTGATCAGAAGTTGCTTATTATACATTATTACATTGAAGATAATAACACCAGCAGGGCAGGAGGAAAACTGTAAGCATGGATTCAAGCATCTGGTGACAGAgcatcaaaattcatcaaaaataaaataaaatccaacATGATAGCAAATCAGAAATCATGAAACACAAGGCATCAGCAACCTTGATATTAACAAAAAATAGGGCATCATAACTGCACAAAAAAAAACCTACAGTTAGCCATATAAGAAAGCATATCGCCAAACCGGCAAAACACAGTTCTGAACTACAAACTAGAGCTAACAATTATAGATTGTCAAACCACAAGCCTTCTAGGTGAACAAAATGTGTTGACGAATCT contains:
- the LOC103696006 gene encoding 5-methyltetrahydropteroyltriglutamate--homocysteine methyltransferase 1-like isoform X2 — encoded protein: MLSVPTIYKPSLLSSVLLPGSSSSSSSPAFPSLLNLSRRLRRPSFIQIGRVRAVASHIVGYPRIGPKRELKFALESFWDGRSSAEDLEKVAKDLRMSIWKQMADAGTKFIPSNTFSYYDHILDTTVMLGAVPHRYGWTGGEIGFDVYFSMARGDATLPAMEMTKWFDTNYHYIVPELGPDLKFSCASHKAVNEYKEAKELGIETIPVLVGPVSYLLLSKLAEGIEKPFSLLSLLQKIIPVYKEVVSELKAAGATWVQLDEPTLVLDLDSDQLKAFTDAYTQLEESLHGLNVLVETYFADVPADAYRVVTGLRGVSAIGFDLVHGEKTLELIQDLSFPSDKYLFAGVVDGRNIWANDLSASLRTLKTLEGIVGKDKLVVSTSCSLLHTPVDLVNETKLDGEIKSWLAFAAQKIVEVNELAKALRGEKNEAFFSANAAAQASRKSSPRVNDKAVQEAASALRGSDHRRATPVTSRLDAQQKKLNLPILPTTTIGSFPQTRYLRRIRREYKESKISEAEYVKAIKEEISKVVRLQEELDIDVLVHGEPERNDMVEYFGEQLKGFAFTVNGWVQSYGSRCVKPPIIYGDVSRPKPMTVFWSTAAQSMTTRPIKGMLTGPVTILSWSFVRNDQPRFETCYQIALAIKNEVEDLEAAGIPVIQIDEAALREGLPLCKSEQAFYLEWAVHAFRITSCGVQDTTQIHTHMCYSNFNNIIHSIIDMDADVVTIENSRSADKLLSVFREGVRYHAGIGPGVYDIHSPRIPSAEDIGNRINKMLAVLEKNALWVNPDCGLKTRKYSEVIPALTNMVAAAKLLRTQLASAE
- the LOC103696006 gene encoding 5-methyltetrahydropteroyltriglutamate--homocysteine methyltransferase 1-like isoform X1 → MLSVPTIYKPSLLSSVLLPGSSSSSSSPAFPSLLNLSRRLRRPSFIQIGRVRAVASHIVGYPRIGPKRELKFALESFWDGRSSAEDLEKVAKDLRMSIWKQMADAGTKFIPSNTFSYYDHILDTTVMLGAVPHRYGWTGGEIGFDVYFSMARGDATLPAMEMTKWFDTNYHYIVPELGPDLKFSCASHKAVNEYKEAKELGIETIPVLVGPVSYLLLSKLAEGIEKPFSLLSLLQKIIPVYKEVVSELKAAGATWVQLDEPTLVLDLDSDQLKAFTDAYTQLEESLHGLNVLVETYFADVPADAYRVVTGLRGVSAIGFDLVHGEKTLELIQDLSFPSDKYLFAGVVDGRNIWANDLSASLRTLKTLEGIVGKDKLVVSTSCSLLHTPVDLVNETKLDGEIKSWLAFAAQKIVEVNELAKALRGEKNEAFFSANAAAQASRKSSPRVNDKAVQEAASALRGSDHRRATPVTSRLDAQQKKLNLPILPTTTIGSFPQTRYLRRIRREYKESKISEAEYVKAIKEEISKVVRLQEELDIDVLVHGEPERNDMVEYFGEQLKGFAFTVNGWVQSYGSRCVKPPIIYGDVSRPKPMTVFWSTAAQSMTTRPIKGMLTGPVTILSWSFVRNDQPRFETCYQIALAIKNEVEDLEAAGIPVIQIDEAALREGLPLCKSEQAFYLEWAVHAFRITSCGVQDTTQIRSPRVFPSLRLNLPGCIRILYVILIMLLGLKSDSNALNTFMIHTHMCYSNFNNIIHSIIDMDADVVTIENSRSADKLLSVFREGVRYHAGIGPGVYDIHSPRIPSAEDIGNRINKMLAVLEKNALWVNPDCGLKTRKYSEVIPALTNMVAAAKLLRTQLASAE
- the LOC103696006 gene encoding 5-methyltetrahydropteroyltriglutamate--homocysteine methyltransferase 1-like isoform X3, coding for MLSVPTIYKPSLLSSVLLPGSSSSSSSPAFPSLLNLSRRLRRPSFIQIGRVRAVASHIVGYPRIGPKRELKFALESFWDGRSSAEDLEKVAKDLRMSIWKQMADAGTKFIPSNTFSYYDHILDTTVMLGAVPHRYGWTGGEIGFDVYFSMARGDATLPAMEMTKWFDTNYHYIVPELGPDLKFSCASHKAVNEYKEAKELGIETIPVLVGPVSYLLLSKLAEGIEKPFSLLSLLQKIIPVYKEVVSELKAAGATWVQLDEPTLVLDLDSDQLKAFTDAYTQLEESLHGLNVLVETYFADVPADAYRVVTGLRGVSAIGFDLVHGEKTLELIQDLSFPSDKYLFAGVVDGRNIWANDLSASLRTLKTLEGIVGKDKLVVSTSCSLLHTPVDLVNETKLDGEIKSWLAFAAQKIVEVNELAKALRGEKNEAFFSANAAAQASRKSSPRVNDKAVQEAASALRGSDHRRATPVTSRLDAQQKKLNLPILPTTTIGSFPQTRYLRRIRREYKESKISEAEYVKAIKEEISKVVRLQEELDIDVLVHGEPERNDMVEYFGEQLKGFAFTVNGWVQSYGSRCVKPPIIYGDVSRPKPMTVFWSTAAQSMTTRPIKGMLTGPVTILSWSFVRNDQPRFETCYQIALAIKNEVEDLEAAGIPVIQIDEAALREGLPLCKSEQAFYLEWAVHAFRITSCGVQDTTQIRSPRVFPSLRLNLPGCIRILYVILIMLLGLKSDSNALNTFMIHTHMCYFIIYKGGL
- the LOC103696006 gene encoding 5-methyltetrahydropteroyltriglutamate--homocysteine methyltransferase 1-like isoform X4, giving the protein MLSVPTIYKPSLLSSVLLPGSSSSSSSPAFPSLLNLSRRLRRPSFIQIGRVRAVASHIVGYPRIGPKRELKFALESFWDGRSSAEDLEKVAKDLRMSIWKQMADAGTKFIPSNTFSYYDHILDTTVMLGAVPHRYGWTGGEIGFDVYFSMARGDATLPAMEMTKWFDTNYHYIVPELGPDLKFSCASHKAVNEYKEAKELGIETIPVLVGPVSYLLLSKLAEGIEKPFSLLSLLQKIIPVYKEVVSELKAAGATWVQLDEPTLVLDLDSDQLKAFTDAYTQLEESLHGLNVLVETYFADVPADAYRVVTGLRGVSAIGFDLVHGEKTLELIQDLSFPSDKYLFAGVVDGRNIWANDLSASLRTLKTLEGIVGKDKLVVSTSCSLLHTPVDLVNETKLDGEIKSWLAFAAQKIVEVNELAKALRGEKNEAFFSANAAAQASRKSSPRVNDKAVQEAASALRGSDHRRATPVTSRLDAQQKKLNLPILPTTTIGSFPQTRYLRRIRREYKESKISEAEYVKAIKEEISKVVRLQEELDIDVLVHGEPERNDMVEYFGEQLKGFAFTVNGWVQSYGSRCVKPPIIYGDVSRPKPMTVFWSTAAQSMTTRPIKGMLTGPVTILSWSFVRNDQPRFETCYQIALAIKNEVEDLEAAGIPVIQIDEAALREGLPLCKSEQAFYLEWAVHAFRITSCGVQDTTQIHTHMCYFIIYKGGL